A genomic segment from Brevundimonas mediterranea encodes:
- a CDS encoding bifunctional methylenetetrahydrofolate dehydrogenase/methenyltetrahydrofolate cyclohydrolase, whose product MSAEPARATLIDGKAFSVDLVDRVAAAAARLEASQGVKPGLAVVIVGEDPASQIYVRNKGETTLRAGMRSDTHRLDETTTQDELLALIARLNADAGIHGVLVQLPLPKHIDSSVVLDAIDPDKDVDGFHVVNAGRLAVGLPGLVPCTPLGSLMLLKDQLGDLTGLNAVIVGRSNIVGKPMAQLLLGESCTVTIAHSRTRDLPALCRTADILVAAVGRPEMIKGDWIKPGATVIDVGINRVPSADPVKAAEGKTRVVGDVAFKEAVEIAGRITPVPGGVGPMTIACLLANTYSAACRSIGVEPEPLDA is encoded by the coding sequence ATGTCAGCCGAGCCCGCACGCGCGACCCTGATCGACGGCAAGGCCTTTTCGGTCGACCTGGTGGACCGCGTCGCCGCCGCCGCCGCGCGTCTGGAAGCCAGCCAGGGCGTCAAGCCGGGCCTGGCCGTCGTCATCGTCGGCGAGGATCCCGCCAGCCAGATCTATGTTCGCAACAAAGGCGAGACGACCCTGCGCGCGGGCATGCGGTCCGATACGCACCGTCTGGACGAGACCACGACCCAGGACGAGCTTCTGGCCCTGATCGCCCGTCTGAACGCCGACGCCGGCATCCACGGCGTCCTGGTTCAGCTGCCCCTGCCGAAACACATCGATTCATCGGTCGTGCTGGACGCCATCGATCCCGACAAGGATGTGGACGGCTTCCACGTGGTCAACGCCGGACGCCTGGCGGTCGGCCTGCCGGGCCTGGTCCCCTGCACCCCCCTGGGCAGTCTGATGCTGCTGAAGGACCAACTGGGCGATCTGACGGGCCTGAACGCCGTCATCGTCGGCCGGTCCAACATCGTCGGCAAGCCGATGGCGCAACTGCTGCTGGGCGAAAGCTGCACCGTCACCATCGCCCATTCCAGGACCCGCGACCTGCCTGCCCTCTGCCGCACCGCCGACATCCTGGTCGCCGCCGTCGGCCGGCCGGAGATGATCAAGGGCGACTGGATCAAGCCGGGCGCGACCGTGATCGACGTCGGCATCAACCGCGTTCCCTCGGCCGACCCGGTCAAGGCGGCGGAGGGAAAGACCCGCGTCGTCGGCGACGTCGCTTTCAAGGAAGCCGTCGAGATCGCCGGACGCATCACCCCCGTCCCCGGCGGCGTCGGCCCCATGACCATCGCCTGCCTGCTGGCCAACACCTATTCGGCGGCCTGTCGCTCGATCGGCGTCGAACCGGAGCCATTGGACGCTTGA
- a CDS encoding PPC domain-containing protein has protein sequence MKRSSLVAAASALALAWAASPALAQDVQGLRIGAAVDGALTETDAATTGEDAYRYDAYRFEARAGQRLEAVLRSDAFDAYLAIYAEGDDEPLAEDDDGLGEGTDARLRFTPETSGTYVLRARTLAGLEGGGYSLSLRERPAPPRAPRPVGLRVGDERAGTLTDRDPEQEDGGRYDAYSFRASAGQRVIVTLESEAFDPLVRVGRMNGADFAELAQNDDGPDDGLNSRLVFTAPTAGEYLIRVTAIRDGEGAYTLGLSEAPPAPPAKPIAVGDSIDGNLNDETGLNDDGQRTEFYRFTAEAGQRVAIEMSSKDFDTYLTLRQASDNSILDQDDDGAGSGTDSRIVRTLETASDYLIEARALGDDGEGRFTLKISEVAPPPAPSAITFGQTVEGEITPEKPQNDEGKHYDAYVFTGQEGQRVQAVLRSGDFDAYLEISAADGEFSALSSDDDGLGEGTDSRLNFTLPSSGDYILRASPLSNEGKGLYSLALIDRGPEPKPGSILVGATARGTLSLSDALIDGGAYYDAYRFQAKKDEKLRITLVSNAFDAFIDLGEDGEDFTSLATDDDGLSDTHAKLDWTAPEDGWFVVRARSLGPNETGAYALTVERQP, from the coding sequence ATGAAGCGTTCGTCCCTCGTCGCCGCCGCCAGCGCCCTTGCCCTCGCCTGGGCCGCCTCGCCCGCCTTGGCTCAGGACGTTCAGGGCCTGCGCATCGGGGCTGCGGTGGATGGCGCATTGACCGAGACGGACGCGGCCACGACCGGCGAGGACGCCTATCGTTATGACGCCTACCGATTCGAGGCGCGTGCGGGGCAGAGGCTGGAGGCTGTGCTGAGGTCCGACGCTTTCGACGCCTATCTGGCCATCTATGCCGAAGGCGACGACGAACCGCTGGCCGAAGATGACGACGGCCTGGGCGAAGGCACGGACGCCCGGCTGCGCTTCACGCCGGAAACCAGCGGGACCTACGTTCTGCGCGCCCGCACCCTGGCCGGGCTGGAAGGCGGGGGCTACAGCCTGTCCCTGCGCGAACGCCCCGCGCCCCCGCGCGCACCGCGTCCGGTCGGCCTTCGCGTCGGTGATGAGCGAGCCGGGACGCTGACGGACCGTGATCCGGAACAGGAAGACGGCGGCCGTTACGACGCCTACAGCTTCCGCGCCTCTGCAGGTCAGAGGGTGATCGTCACCCTGGAGTCCGAGGCCTTCGATCCACTGGTTCGCGTCGGCCGGATGAACGGGGCCGACTTCGCCGAACTGGCTCAGAACGACGATGGACCCGACGACGGACTGAACTCGCGCCTCGTCTTTACCGCCCCGACGGCTGGGGAATATCTGATTCGCGTCACCGCCATCAGGGATGGGGAGGGCGCCTACACCCTGGGCCTGTCGGAAGCGCCGCCTGCGCCGCCGGCCAAGCCCATCGCCGTCGGCGACAGCATTGACGGGAATCTGAACGATGAGACGGGACTGAACGACGACGGCCAGCGCACCGAATTCTATCGGTTCACGGCTGAGGCGGGCCAGCGCGTCGCCATCGAGATGTCGTCGAAGGATTTCGACACCTATCTGACCCTGCGCCAGGCGTCGGACAATTCGATTCTCGATCAGGACGACGACGGCGCCGGTTCCGGCACGGACTCTCGTATCGTCCGGACGCTGGAGACGGCCAGCGACTATTTGATCGAGGCGCGCGCCCTGGGCGATGACGGCGAAGGCCGTTTCACCCTCAAGATCAGCGAAGTCGCCCCGCCCCCTGCGCCGTCTGCGATCACCTTTGGCCAGACCGTGGAAGGCGAGATCACGCCCGAAAAGCCCCAGAACGACGAGGGCAAACACTATGACGCCTATGTATTCACCGGCCAGGAAGGCCAGCGCGTCCAGGCCGTTCTGCGATCCGGCGATTTCGACGCCTATCTCGAGATCAGCGCCGCCGACGGCGAGTTTTCCGCCCTGTCGAGCGATGACGACGGGCTGGGCGAGGGCACGGATTCGCGTCTGAACTTCACCCTGCCGTCGTCCGGCGACTACATCCTGCGGGCCTCTCCGCTGTCGAACGAGGGGAAGGGGCTCTATTCGCTGGCGTTGATCGATCGCGGCCCGGAGCCCAAGCCGGGCAGTATACTGGTCGGCGCGACGGCGCGCGGCACGCTGAGCCTTTCCGACGCCCTGATCGACGGGGGCGCCTATTACGACGCCTATCGGTTCCAGGCGAAGAAGGATGAGAAGCTGCGGATCACCCTGGTCTCCAACGCCTTCGACGCCTTCATCGACCTGGGCGAGGACGGCGAGGACTTCACCAGCCTGGCCACGGACGACGACGGTCTTTCGGACACCCACGCCAAGCTGGACTGGACCGCGCCGGAAGACGGCTGGTTCGTCGTCCGAGCTCGGTCGTTGGGCCCGAATGAGACGGGCGCCTATGCCCTGACCGTCGAACGCCAGCCCTGA
- the hutU gene encoding urocanate hydratase, translating into MNQPNARVIRSPRGSERTAKTWAAEAAMRMLMNNLDPEVAERPQDLVVYGGVGKAARDWAAFDRIVETLKTLEADETLLVQSGKPVGVFRTHADAPRVLIANSNLVPKWATWEHFSELDRKGLMMYGQMTAGSWIYIGTQGIVQGTYETFMEAGRQHYGGDWSGKWILTAGLGGMGGAQTLAATMAGASCLAVECQQSRIEMRLKTRYLDVAAQSLDEALALIEDANRTGKPISVGLLGNAADILPEMVKRGVRPDLVTDQTSAHDLVNGYLPAGWTVAEWEDKRASEPASVAAAARPSIVAHVRAMLDFQSAGVPVVDYGNNIRQVAFDEGVTNAFDFPGFVPAYIRPLFCRGIGPFRWAALTGDPDDIRKTDAAMKRLFPDNIGLHRWLDMAGERIAFQGLPARICWIGLGERHRAGLMFNDMVASGELSGPIVIGRDHLDSGSVASPNRETEAMMDGSDAVSDWPLLNALLNTASGASWVSLHHGGGVGMGYSQHSGVVIVADGTPEAAQRLERVLWNDPATGVMRHADAGYDIARAAAREHGLNLPSLKA; encoded by the coding sequence ATGAACCAGCCCAACGCTCGCGTCATCCGAAGCCCGCGCGGATCGGAAAGGACGGCCAAGACCTGGGCGGCCGAGGCGGCCATGCGAATGTTGATGAACAATCTTGATCCCGAAGTGGCTGAACGCCCTCAGGATCTTGTCGTCTATGGCGGCGTCGGCAAGGCGGCGCGCGATTGGGCCGCCTTCGACAGGATCGTGGAGACCCTGAAGACGCTGGAGGCCGACGAGACCCTGCTGGTCCAGTCCGGCAAGCCGGTCGGGGTCTTCCGCACCCATGCCGATGCGCCCCGGGTCCTGATCGCCAACTCCAACCTCGTGCCCAAATGGGCGACCTGGGAGCATTTCTCGGAACTCGATCGCAAGGGCTTGATGATGTACGGCCAGATGACGGCCGGATCCTGGATCTACATCGGCACCCAGGGCATCGTCCAAGGCACGTATGAGACCTTCATGGAGGCGGGCCGCCAGCATTACGGCGGCGACTGGTCCGGAAAATGGATCCTGACCGCAGGCCTGGGGGGTATGGGCGGGGCCCAGACCTTGGCCGCGACCATGGCGGGGGCGTCCTGCCTGGCGGTGGAATGCCAGCAAAGCCGGATCGAGATGCGGCTGAAGACACGCTATCTTGATGTGGCCGCCCAGAGCCTGGACGAAGCCCTGGCCCTGATCGAAGACGCAAATCGGACTGGAAAACCTATATCTGTCGGCCTGTTGGGAAACGCTGCTGATATCTTGCCTGAAATGGTCAAGCGCGGCGTGCGGCCGGATCTGGTGACGGACCAGACCAGCGCCCATGACCTGGTGAACGGCTATCTGCCGGCCGGCTGGACCGTCGCCGAGTGGGAAGACAAGCGGGCCAGCGAACCCGCCTCGGTCGCGGCGGCCGCCCGCCCCTCCATCGTGGCCCACGTCCGCGCCATGCTCGACTTTCAGTCGGCGGGGGTTCCTGTCGTCGATTATGGCAACAATATCCGTCAGGTCGCCTTTGACGAAGGGGTGACGAACGCCTTCGACTTTCCCGGCTTCGTCCCCGCCTATATCCGCCCCCTGTTCTGCCGCGGGATCGGACCGTTCCGATGGGCGGCCCTGACCGGTGATCCGGACGATATTCGCAAGACCGATGCGGCGATGAAGCGGCTGTTCCCGGACAACATAGGTCTGCATCGCTGGCTCGACATGGCCGGCGAACGTATAGCCTTCCAAGGACTTCCGGCGAGAATCTGCTGGATTGGATTGGGAGAGCGCCACCGGGCGGGCCTGATGTTCAACGACATGGTGGCGTCCGGTGAATTGTCGGGACCGATCGTGATCGGCCGGGACCATCTCGACTCCGGCTCGGTCGCCAGCCCGAACCGTGAGACCGAGGCCATGATGGACGGATCGGACGCTGTGTCGGACTGGCCCCTTCTCAACGCGCTTCTGAACACCGCCTCGGGCGCCAGCTGGGTCTCGCTGCACCACGGCGGCGGGGTCGGCATGGGCTATTCCCAGCATTCGGGCGTCGTGATCGTCGCCGACGGCACGCCGGAAGCGGCGCAGCGGCTGGAGCGCGTGCTTTGGAACGATCCGGCGACGGGCGTCATGCGCCATGCCGACGCCGGTTACGACATCGCCCGCGCTGCGGCCCGCGAACACGGCCTGAACCTCCCCAGCCTGAAGGCCTGA
- a CDS encoding LemA family protein, with product MARFNARALALTTVLVAAPAVTGCGYNTIPTKQERAEAAWADVQAQYQRRADLVPNLVATVQGAAIQERTTLTDVINARARATSVNVSAADLSNPQAFQQYQQAQGQLSGALSRLLVSVEAYPQLQANQNFLTLQSQLEGTENRITIARRDYNEAVRDYNTTLRTFPNVIWAKTVHSGSQPMQLFTATAEAQSAPQVNFNLNGAPAATPGGGAAPVAPGSTPPAP from the coding sequence ATGGCTCGCTTCAACGCTCGCGCTCTGGCTCTGACGACCGTTCTCGTCGCGGCGCCCGCCGTCACCGGCTGCGGCTACAACACTATTCCGACCAAGCAGGAACGGGCCGAGGCGGCCTGGGCCGATGTCCAGGCCCAGTACCAGCGTCGCGCCGACCTGGTGCCCAATCTGGTCGCCACCGTCCAGGGCGCGGCGATCCAGGAACGCACCACCCTGACGGACGTGATCAACGCCCGCGCCCGCGCCACCTCGGTCAATGTCTCGGCCGCCGACCTCAGCAATCCGCAGGCCTTCCAGCAATATCAGCAGGCTCAGGGCCAGCTGTCCGGCGCCCTGTCGCGCCTGCTGGTCTCGGTCGAGGCCTATCCCCAGCTTCAGGCCAATCAGAATTTCCTGACCCTGCAGTCCCAGCTGGAAGGCACCGAAAACCGGATCACCATCGCGCGCCGCGACTACAATGAGGCCGTGCGCGACTACAACACCACCCTGCGCACCTTCCCGAACGTGATCTGGGCCAAGACGGTGCATAGCGGATCGCAACCGATGCAGTTGTTCACCGCCACGGCGGAGGCCCAGTCGGCGCCCCAGGTGAACTTCAACCTGAACGGCGCTCCGGCCGCCACGCCCGGCGGCGGCGCCGCGCCGGTCGCGCCGGGCTCGACCCCGCCCGCCCCGTGA
- the hutH gene encoding histidine ammonia-lyase, which produces MTTLTLGRSPLTLAQLRGVLDGPVTVAVAPEAWADVDRGAATIAAIVAEGRTVYGVNTGFGLLANTSIASADLETLQRNLVLSHACGVGPLLPDSVTRLLMVLKIASLSRGASGVRRETLQALIALVNADILPCIPSKGSVGASGDLAPLAHMSCVLIGVGEARCKGQTLEAEAALERAGLKPLVLGPKEGLALLNGTQCSTALALAGLFAAEAVFAAGVAAGALSVDALKGSDAPFDARIQALRGQPGQIAVAARLRTLMAGSAIRDSHRDDCAKVQDPYSLRCQPQVMGAVLDVLTTAAATLEREANAVTDNPLVFIEDGDVISGGNFHAEPVAFAADQIAMALCEIGNISERRTAILVDPKMSELPAFLVKESGLNSGFMIAQVTAAALVAENRMVAHPCSVDTVPTSANQEDHVSMATHGARRLLDMAENTATVVGIELLAAAQGLEFHRPLTSSPLLEQVVTVVREAAAPYASDHYFAPDIARATDGVRAGRYRLFAHDLLPSA; this is translated from the coding sequence ATGACGACCCTGACCCTCGGCCGTTCGCCCCTGACCCTGGCCCAGTTGCGCGGCGTCCTGGACGGCCCCGTGACGGTCGCTGTGGCGCCCGAGGCCTGGGCCGATGTGGACAGGGGCGCCGCGACCATCGCCGCCATCGTGGCCGAAGGGCGCACCGTCTATGGGGTCAACACCGGATTCGGCCTGCTGGCCAACACCTCCATCGCGTCCGCCGATCTGGAGACCTTGCAGCGGAACCTGGTGCTCAGCCATGCGTGCGGGGTCGGTCCCTTGCTGCCGGACAGCGTGACGCGACTGCTGATGGTGCTGAAGATCGCCTCCCTGTCACGCGGCGCCTCGGGCGTTCGGCGCGAAACCCTCCAGGCCCTGATCGCGCTCGTCAACGCCGACATCCTGCCCTGCATCCCGTCCAAGGGCTCGGTCGGGGCCTCGGGCGATCTGGCTCCTCTGGCCCATATGAGCTGCGTCCTGATCGGCGTCGGCGAGGCCCGGTGCAAAGGCCAGACCTTGGAGGCCGAGGCCGCACTTGAGCGGGCCGGGCTCAAGCCTCTGGTCCTGGGCCCGAAGGAGGGGCTGGCGCTGCTGAACGGGACACAGTGTTCGACCGCCCTGGCCCTGGCGGGTCTGTTCGCAGCCGAGGCGGTCTTCGCCGCCGGCGTGGCGGCGGGGGCCCTGTCGGTCGACGCCCTGAAGGGATCGGACGCGCCGTTCGACGCCCGCATCCAAGCCCTTCGGGGTCAACCCGGTCAGATCGCCGTGGCCGCACGGCTCAGGACCCTGATGGCGGGTTCGGCCATCCGCGACAGCCACCGCGACGACTGCGCCAAGGTGCAGGACCCCTATTCGCTGCGCTGTCAGCCCCAGGTCATGGGGGCGGTGCTGGACGTCCTGACCACGGCGGCCGCGACGCTGGAACGCGAGGCCAACGCCGTGACGGACAATCCCCTGGTCTTCATCGAGGACGGGGATGTCATATCCGGTGGAAACTTCCATGCTGAACCCGTTGCTTTTGCAGCCGATCAGATCGCCATGGCCCTGTGCGAGATCGGCAATATCTCCGAACGCCGGACCGCCATCCTGGTCGATCCGAAGATGAGCGAACTGCCGGCCTTCCTGGTCAAGGAAAGCGGCCTGAACTCAGGCTTCATGATTGCCCAGGTCACGGCGGCGGCCTTGGTCGCCGAAAACCGGATGGTGGCCCATCCGTGCAGCGTGGACACGGTTCCCACCAGCGCCAATCAGGAAGATCATGTCTCCATGGCGACCCACGGCGCCAGGCGGCTGCTGGACATGGCCGAGAATACGGCGACCGTGGTCGGAATCGAGTTGCTGGCGGCGGCCCAGGGGCTGGAATTCCATCGTCCCCTGACCAGTTCGCCCCTGCTGGAACAGGTCGTCACCGTCGTGCGTGAGGCGGCCGCGCCCTACGCCAGCGACCATTATTTCGCGCCGGATATCGCCAGGGCGACCGACGGCGTGCGTGCGGGACGGTATCGCCTCTTCGCGCACGACCTGCTGCCGTCCGCATAG
- the fni gene encoding type 2 isopentenyl-diphosphate Delta-isomerase, translated as MTDAISPGALGRKDQHLDVVLSGRGRHARDAGFDAIRFVHEALPDLDHDKIDLGADFLGRRLKAPLLISAMTGGPARAEAVNARLAEAAQHLGIALAVGSQRTALEEGASGGLDMGLRHRAPDTPILANIGAAQLTRGFGLDEARRVIEMIGANALIVHLNPLQEACQPEGDRDWWGVGAALEALIRRIEVPVVVKETGAGLSGRTARRLIDMGAAAVDIAGAGGSNWALIEGERATDPGDRAHAAAFGDWGMPTARAIVDVRRACPDAVVIGSGGVRDGLDVARAIRLGADIAGQAAGVLSAAMVSTEAVVAHFQLVMRQLRTVCFCTNSANLSALRRAPLQPLDE; from the coding sequence ATGACCGACGCCATTTCGCCCGGCGCCCTTGGCCGCAAGGATCAGCACCTCGACGTGGTGCTGTCCGGGCGTGGTCGGCACGCCCGCGACGCCGGGTTCGACGCGATCCGGTTCGTGCACGAGGCCCTGCCGGATCTGGATCACGACAAGATCGACCTGGGCGCCGACTTCCTGGGGCGCCGATTGAAGGCGCCCCTGCTGATCAGCGCCATGACCGGCGGTCCGGCGCGGGCCGAGGCCGTGAACGCCCGTCTGGCCGAGGCGGCCCAGCACCTGGGAATCGCCCTGGCGGTCGGGTCCCAACGCACGGCTCTGGAAGAGGGGGCCAGCGGCGGCCTGGACATGGGGCTGCGCCACCGGGCGCCCGACACCCCCATCCTGGCCAATATCGGCGCGGCGCAACTGACGCGGGGGTTCGGTCTGGACGAGGCGCGGCGGGTGATCGAGATGATCGGGGCGAACGCCCTGATCGTCCATCTGAACCCGCTTCAGGAAGCCTGTCAGCCCGAAGGCGATCGCGACTGGTGGGGCGTCGGCGCCGCACTGGAAGCTCTGATCCGCAGGATCGAGGTTCCTGTGGTGGTCAAGGAGACCGGGGCCGGCCTGTCGGGCCGAACCGCGCGCCGCTTGATCGACATGGGCGCCGCCGCCGTGGATATCGCCGGCGCGGGCGGTTCGAACTGGGCGCTCATCGAGGGCGAGCGGGCGACGGATCCCGGCGACAGGGCCCACGCCGCCGCCTTTGGCGACTGGGGCATGCCGACGGCGCGGGCCATCGTTGATGTGCGCCGGGCCTGTCCAGACGCGGTCGTGATCGGTTCGGGCGGCGTGCGCGACGGTCTGGACGTCGCGCGCGCGATCCGCCTTGGGGCCGACATCGCGGGTCAGGCCGCCGGCGTCCTGTCGGCGGCGATGGTGTCGACGGAAGCGGTGGTCGCCCACTTCCAACTGGTCATGCGCCAGTTGAGAACCGTCTGCTTCTGCACGAATTCCGCTAATCTTTCAGCCCTGCGCCGGGCGCCGCTTCAGCCGCTGGACGAATAG